The nucleotide sequence AGACCGACCTATTTTAGGGACATTTTTGAACGTAACCCTAAACAAAATGAACCACATGCCTCTTAATGGATTGTTTGGAAATAACGTTTTGAGCTCAATTCACATAATTGTTTACTcttcaaacaaacaacaacacaaattACTTGTTAACTTGAAACCTGAAACCAAATCACCTTCTAGCATTGTCCAAAGTAAAATAGATTGCATTCTAATAAATTAAAAGCCCAACACAACATGCAGTATCTTCCATAGTTTTTCAATCAAGCAACCACAACAACATCAAGCTCATCCCTCACAAGAAAAACTTCGCTTAGGACTCTCTCCGATCGGAATGATGCTTCTAAAAATCTCAGAGCCTGTCAATCAATTAAGAGAATCACCATTAATCCAATGCCATTGTTTTAGAAGGCTCAACTTCCGCACAATAACAAAATGCAACTTTTTTACCCCATTAGACTATGAGACTTGCGACAGCAGCTGACTCATAATCGCAAGTCTAATTTGGTATTCATAAAATAGAGGAAATGGCCACCTATAACAAGTTGTACTGGCAGTATAAACTATCTTATCAGTTGGCGAACTATTTGTGCACGCATATGCAAAGTAAAGGCTCACCTCATTAACACCAAACTCAACTGTCTTCACTTCAAGCTTTGTAGTTGATTCTGCATTATTGCATATATTGAGCCTCGACATAACAGATATCAGAGACAGAGGCGTTATTGACAAATCATCAGTTACCATGTACTCTACTAGACCTTTAACGTAACCCCCAATATCCCTATCCAAAAGTTTGTTTGGAGTATCTGCACAGATAACGAAAAGCAAAATAATGTTCATCAATGATGTATTGTGATATCAAAAACCGAGAAACTACAAAATCTGAATTAGTGGATTCAATACTTGGGGTGCATTGCATAaagcaagaaaataaataagaaattaccATGAAATAACTGCAATGCTTCGAACCAAGAGTTTGATACAGTTGCCATGAGGAGTTCATCCTTTGTTTGATTGGACTGTATGTAGGATTCATTCAGATTTTTAAAACTTCGGTATACATTTCCAATACAGCCAACTCCATTGGTTTTAGTTTGGTTGATAACAGTTGCAATTGGAAGTTGAAGTAATCTGATCAGGAAACAAAACAAGTCCTTTCCTACTTCAGCAAAGATAACTCTATCGGCTTTTGTGTCGATTATAAGTGTCACATTGCATTTTTCTCCTGCAAAAAAcaatataataagagaaaaaaaaaattggtagcTGTATTTGGAATGGCTAAATATAAAAGGAAATGtttgtttagattttttagattttcttttacaTGTCATTTGAAATCACTTGGATTATAGAAAAGCCAAGTATGAGTAATTAGAACCAGTCATTGTTTGAGGGGTAACTATTTTAAAAAAGCCAAGTACAGTGAAGTAATTAGTTCAAGGGAAATTTGAATAAAAACGTCAAATCTTGGAGGGTCTtttgttggagtcccacatcggtgggttaaaggatccttggtctccttatatcctcctcctcatgagctagcttttgaggttgaattaggtccaagttcatttctctatCATCTTTAGGTATTTTGCCTTCTAATACTCCTATATAAGAGGTTCTATTGCATTGGAAGATAAGAATAGGAGAGGAGCAAGATTAACACTAAGAATTAAGCCCTGCAAACCGAGTAGGATGAAGCCTTTGAATATGTGAAAAATCACTAAAATTCAACAACTGCCAAGTtctgaattcataattttaaggTAGAATGAGGCGGCAATCAGAAACGAATTCATCAAGTTTATATTCTAAATCGTCGGTGGTGAATTTGTACTCTGTTAACCTATGAAagttttatttcaattcaatttattgaCCAACTTACAAGACCACTAGCCATTAACTCTATCGATGACTTTTAAGGATGCAAAAAATGTGAAAGGTACAACACCATTACGAACATCAATTGTCAACAAAGAGCAAAAGATGACCAaccattttttgtttttctccatCCTGTCTGCCGAAGGAAAAGGTCCGTTAGAACTGTTTTGGACTTCAAAGAAACCTGCAAGAACTC is from Capsicum annuum cultivar UCD-10X-F1 chromosome 5, UCD10Xv1.1, whole genome shotgun sequence and encodes:
- the LOC107872005 gene encoding uncharacterized protein LOC107872005; this encodes MERTKICLKLLVDGKAHKVVFAEAGKDFIDFIFNILTLPIGYCIGQPSTKSVFGSLGNIIPILNSAGSNYMQLNELGNVQEIMAWIVTDNLFIAPSSAASVISVLKRCKAQVDQLQYKAIDFQISDLEQEFLQVSLKSKTVLTDLFLRQTGWRKTKNGEKCNVTLIIDTKADRVIFAEVGKDLFCFLIRLLQLPIATVINQTKTNGVGCIGNVYRSFKNLNESYIQSNQTKDELLMATVSNSWFEALQLFHDTPNKLLDRDIGGYVKGLVEYMVTDDLSITPLSLISVMSRLNICNNAESTTKLEVKTVEFGVNEALRFLEASFRSERVLSEVFLVRDELDVVVVA